From one Mytilus edulis chromosome 1, xbMytEdul2.2, whole genome shotgun sequence genomic stretch:
- the LOC139512238 gene encoding uncharacterized protein, whose product MRQKKTIVPLCIGIFGFLLFVVSGVIYCQSFKPSYINEAFDRHVRFKRDVSKENSAKILDFENVHIRNVQQNFSGNYTSDSNDFSTTVSKSEDILNAKSSNEPIAEPETTPESSAQSINNTDTVLYINSTTEPKSEPETTSEPESEPETSSEPKSEPETTSEPKSEPDTSSEPKSEPETTPESSAQPINNSKTVLYINSTTEPKSEPETTSEPKSEPETTSEPKSEPEITSEPKSEPETTSEPESEPETTSEPKSEPETTSEPKSEPETTSEPQSEPETTSEPKSEPETTSELKSEPETTSEPKSEPEATSEPESEPETTSEPESEPETTSEPESEPETTSEPESEPEATSEPESEPETTSEPESEPETTSEPEPETEPESESFPEPVPKWDLAMKEYKWGWDFLVYLFGVIFLLLGLYSVYNIIRLWRIEHLLSRNYFVTLNVLVTLQCLLRGLYLVIDAHNRNGTFPVIVNYFLYSTAYPCLTSAFSILFYALLLATRVQVVSTRIQKLSLLIGIITFHFALSIATSVIVGLFFSAQVLLLVCQFFYVIWGTVLFIGYFHIFNKLRLAAMFRNKNSASIYKASFASKDGKTNGRSMKKKSKNRYTLNTSVKITFAAAIFGLLCVMLEVYGIFGVYRLYIDSHIPEPWPFFSYQFLLRFVEFLMCCLMVYVASQPIMVRRRSSNKTFSTVTGMFKRLFCVPQEEKLIDSEPSSAANSHAIALSDDFDKKHTVVNFDIKNEEKHCPLKKEQSHLVIRDGVVRFKAEDDSVTGSEVGTSLPDLIHGTMINEKRNSVSSDTGISNKGYNMYKENAVESAQKLHRCDTEPTENFKRSIDFEKMSVGTFGTDITRPLSSINLTHSLEWEFEQAYERSFIHNSGSTRSLPSDLSACSSGNCNSLLLKEVSPLQNRSNSMFSYEESEAAIYNDSSSKKPLIKKSNESPTDRNLDDDTKL is encoded by the coding sequence ATGCGTCAGAAAAAGACAATCGTACCTCTATGTATTGGAATATTTGGATTTTTGCTATTTGTGGTCAGTGGCGTAATTTACTGCCAGTCATTTAAACCTAGTTACATTAATGAAGCATTTGATAGACACGTAAGGTTTAAGAGAGATGTGAGTAAAGAAAATTCCGCCAAAATTCTTGATTTTGAAAATGTCCACATCAGGAACGTTCAGCAAAATTTTTCTGGGAATTATACAAGCGATTCAAATGACTTTTCTACAACTGTAAGTAAAAGTGAAGACATTTTGAATGCTAAATCTTCAAATGAACCTATTGCTGAACCAGAAACTACACCTGAGTCGTCAGCACAATCTATAAATAACACTGACACTGTGTTGTATATAAATAGTACAACTGAACCTAAGTCAGAACCAGAAACAACTTCTGAACCTGAATCCGAACCAGAAACCTCATCTGAACCTAAATCAGAACCAGAAACTACATCTGAACCTAAGTCAGAACCTGACACTTCATCTGAACCTAAATCAGAACCAGAAACTACACCTGAGTCATCAGCACAACCTATAAATAATAGTAAAACTGTATTGTATATAAATAGTACAACTGAACCTAAGTCAGAACCAGAAACTACATCTGAACCTAAGTCAGAACCAGAAACAACTTCTGAACCTAAGTCAGAACCAGAAATTACATCTGAACCTAAGTCAGAACCTGAAACAACTTCTGAACCTGAATCAGAACCTGAAACAACTTCTGAACCTAAGTCAGAACCAGAAACTACATCTGAACCTAAGTCAGAACCAGAAACAACATCTGAACCTCAATCAGAACCAGAAACGACTTCTGAACCTAAGTCAGAACCAGAAACTACATCTGAACTTAAGTCAGAACCAGAAACAACTTCTGAACCTAAGTCAGAACCTGAAGCTACATCTGAACCTGAATCAGAACCAGAAACTACATCTGAACCTGAATCAGAACCAGAAACCACTTCTGAACCTGAATCAGAACCAGAAACCACTTCTGAACCTGAATCAGAACCTGAAGCTACATCTGAACCTGAATCAGAACCTGAAACTACATCTGAACCTGAATCAGAACCTGAAACTACATCTGAACCAGAACCAGAAACTGAACCTGAATCTGAATCTTTTCCTGAACCTGTTCCAAAATGGGACCTAGCTATGAAGGAATACAAGTGGGGATGGGACTTTCTTGTATACTTATTTGGTGTAATATTCTTACTTCTTGGATTATACAGTGTTTATAATATTATACGATTGTGGCGTATCGAACATTTACTcagtaggaactattttgtgacATTAAATGTTTTAGTTACACTTCAGTGTTTGTTGAGAGGACTGTACCTTGTGATAGATGCTCACAACAGAAATGGTACATTTCCCGTGATTGTGAACTATTTTCTCTACAGTACTGCCTATCCATGCTTGACATCTGCTTTCAGTATTTTATTCTATGCCCTGTTGCTGGCAACAAGGGTTCAAGTGGTTTCTACGAGGATACAGAAACTTTCGTTACTTATTGGAATTATAACATTTCATTTTGCACTGTCCATCGCTACATCTGTTATAGTTGGATTATTCTTCAGTGCTCAAGTATTGCTATTAGTATGTCAatttttctatgtcatttggggAACTGTTTTATTCATAGGATATTTTCATATATTCAACAAATTAAGATTAGCAGCTATGTTTCGAAATAAAAACTCAGCAAGTATATACAAAGCAAGTTTTGCAAGTAAAGATGGCAAAACTAATGGTAGATCTATGAAGAAGAAAAGTAAAAATAGATACACTTTAAATACATCGGTGAAAATAACATTTGCTGCTGCTATTTTTGGATTACTTTGTGTAATGTTAGAAGTGTATGGAATATTCGGCGTTTATAGACTTTATATTGATAGCCACATTCCAGAGCCATGGCCATTCTTTTCTTATCAGTTTTTGTTACGATTTGTCGAATTTTTGATGTGTTGCCTCATGGTATACGTTGCATCACAACCAATTATGGTCCGTAGAAGAAgctcaaataaaacattttctaCTGTTACTGGAATGTTCAAACGTTTATTTTGTGTTCCTCAGGAAGAAAAATTAATTGACTCAGAACCTAGTTCTGCAGCAAACTCTCATGCTATAGCGCTTAGTGATGATTTCGACAAGAAACATACTGTAGTgaattttgatatcaaaaatgaagaaaaacattgTCCATTGAAAAAAGAACAATCTCATCTTGTAATAAGGGATGGTGTTGTCAGATTTAAAGCTGAAGATGATAGTGTGACTGGTTCCGAAGTTGGAACCAGTTTACCAGATTTAATACATGGAACTATGATTAATGAAAAACGCAATTCTGTTTCTAGTGATACAGGTATTTCTAACAAaggatataacatgtataaagagaATGCCGTAGAAAGTGCACAAAAACTTCATCGTTGTGATACAGAACCAACAGAAAATTTTAAACGCAGCATAGACTTTGAAAAAATGAGTGTTGGTACTTTTGGTACTGATATAACAAGACCATTATCCTCTATAAATTTGACTCATAGTTTAGAGTGGGAATTTGAACAGGCATATGAAAGAAGCTTTATACATAATTCAGGATCTACAAGAAGCTTGCCAAGTGATCTCTCAGCTTGTAGTTCAGGAAATTGCAacagtttacttttaaaagaGGTTTCACCTCTTCAGAACAGAAGTAATTCAATGTTTTCATATGAAGAATCTGAGGCAGCCATTTATAATGATTCTTCATCCAAAAAGCCTTTAATCAAAAAGTCAAATGAATCTCCAACAGACAGAAATCTTGATGATGATACtaaattatga